Proteins from one Acropora muricata isolate sample 2 chromosome 9, ASM3666990v1, whole genome shotgun sequence genomic window:
- the LOC136929824 gene encoding enhancer of mRNA-decapping protein 4-like isoform X1, producing the protein MDDSARGMASKILCDLLNISKTDSVSANSGSNNDDNKISNGVERPEMEDVDESISETASTTSSLSPIRRGKIEQSSDVSTSDSEGVASRMSLEPVKQVLQMTGIDNEGSKSVYGSDVEIITHDSASSISATASSKIKFNSMVNYDWELKYYRGCLIAVSSKCIAYALRGRLGYVVRLLDPETASRILIKGFVGMISELAFSHKDSNTLACVDEGGNVYVWVIQDENGKLEYSVKLHIQRSTDALCEHHRLVWTPYMPDVEENAESSADEGRPLAITHGNQVEVIDIDSLLESCGQSEVTVEDVKQAEGYLEIKDGHTKPITEGALCPDGSVLATASEDGLIKFWQLSDKVECMHEFQPHGGSQLSCMMFTDSQTSQNKDLPMWRFLITGADLNREIKIWCTVTWSCLQTIRFSSPGSSSVNSSFYKVSLDLSASYLVVSDIVKKVLYIFMFHQDFDEGHAHVTSVAEFLLTQPLLSFVIGQVKLFKPKSHGEQNGGENCETRDDDEDIHQLLVELEDAGDQKGKKFGVQLQLFCIQTKAMQELHVHFQPEPSVPPPTPSTLSSLTTVAGQSVIHDALSDLSGVETGTEASTDVEEHDEATDEPHPGQPKLMTPEAFKNSGSKMSTQPEAVSSSGSSVTLVSRLNTSQGSVDELLASSLSSRVSDSTIRSSTSVTPQGCLHESGVRTPTSLPLPASPTITNASEPSTVPIPYFQSSPRVVAAQNETEPEASLPDPLVPVTVTRTEAAPFSLMNENLRDRGSGSRGATPKIRSGSASPVNRDADIEVSVDDDAKDEGAEELPESQKPEAETQGELNERDRKSSSGSSTSESLRPLSARATGNLINLDDNERGKGEDVQAGVQDVDELEERWGMNVEDDLVATGRESPESAHALPVGTPATSSVHVGTRQLSALSSLVSTPVNTMDIAPQAAQGARMDGEVLASLGELLSLIQSQQQDIQELRQQINLFQDAQKQNTTAVAREVQDVEERLAKRLENSLNDFSRDESQRLDKALREKHSGDKKRHEQLQNSLSQSLTNSLSGKLEKAVKAEVKSVVLPAVQKVLSTVQEQLNTTLTQKLTATDTVMKDSIGKLVRSKGVVDAIGGAAATALQGPIQVTYREAFQRDILPSFERACQSMFQQINDSFHKGTQQYLHQVTAALDGRRGEEKESLVPVLQRLEAQTSSFQAITEKMSSNILADFEVMLQKQLSSSLEGLRGEIFSRLLSEVLTSVQDSVQKEMGLGLEGLRQQLSEIITSSDQSPIQQASNPAKTQVVVSKLLESGRIGEAFQEALTASDLRIVVYVCETVDTDTVFSQTPCPLSQPVLLSLIQQLSVDLTVDTELKHKYIEEALMALDVNNEVTREHMPGVLEVLCQQLQSAILESSGARQRSLKMLQMAAKSLLR; encoded by the exons ATGGACGACAGCGCAAGAGGAATGGCTTCCAAAATACTTTGTGACCTacttaatatttcaaaaacggaTAGCGTCTCCGCAAACTCAGGCTCGAATAATGATG ACAATAAGATAAGCAATGGCGTAGAACGACCTGAAATGGAAGACGTAGATGAGTCAATAAG TGAAACAGCTTCTACAACAAGTTCACTCTCACCTATAAGAAGG GGAAAGATTGAACAAAGTTCTGATGTATCAACCTCTGATAGTGAAGGTGTTGCATCAAGAATGTCCCTTGAACCGGTGAAGCAAGTGCT TCAGATGACAGGTATAGATAATGAAGGCAGCAAATCTGTATATGGCAGTGATGTTGAAATTATCACTCATGACTCAGCATCATCAATAAGTGCTACAGCAAGTAGTAAG ATCAAGTTTAACTCAATGGTAAATTATGACTGGGAACTCAAGTATTACAGAGGATGTCTTATCGCTGTTAGCAGCAAATGCATTGCCTATGCACTCAGAG GTCGTTTAGGTTATGTGGTGAGACTATTAGATCCTGAGACTGCTTCAAGGATTCTAATCAAGGGCTTTGTAGGCATGATCAGTGAGTTGGCATTTTCACACAAAGATTCCAATACATTGGCATGTGTTGATGAAGGTGGTAATGTTTATGTTTGGGTCATCCAAGATGAAAATGGAAAACTTGA ATACTCTGTAAAACTTCACATTCAGCGTTCGACTGATGCACTATGTGAGCACCACAGACTGGTATGGACTCCTTATATGCCAGATGTTGAAGAAAATGCTGAGTCCTCAGCTGATGAAGGTCGTCCCTTGGCCATTACACATGGTAACCAG gtGGAAGTAATAGATATTGATTCATTGCTTGAATCATGTGGGCAATCAGAGGTCACTGTTGAAGATGTAAAACAAGCAGAGGGATATTTGGAAATCAAAGATGGACACACTAAA CCAATCACAGAGGGGGCTTTATGTCCCGATGGGTCAGTATTAGCAACAGCCAGTGAGGATGGTCTTATCAAGTTTTGGCAGTTGTCTGACAAGGTTGAGTGCATGCACGAATTTCAACCTCATGGTGGCTCTCAGCTGTCTTGTATGATGTTTACCGATAGCCAAACTTCCCAGAATAAAGA tctTCCCATGTGGAGATTTTTAATCACTGGAGCAGATCTCAATagagaaataaaaatatggtgTACAGTTACATGGTCTTGTCTTCAGACAATAAG ATTTTCATCTCCAGGGTCAAG TTCTGTGAACAGTTCTTTCTACAAAGTTAGCCTAGATCTGTCAGCTTCGTATTTGGTAGTTTCAGATATTGTAAAAAAG GTTCTTTATATCTTCATGTTTCATCAAGATTTTGATGAGGGACACGCCCATGTTACATCAGTGGCTGAGTTTCTCCTCACTCAACCGCTTCTTAGTTTTGTTATTGGTCAAGTCAAGTTGTTCAAACCTAAATCACACGGTGAACAAAATGGAGGGGAAAACTGTGAAACCCGTGACGACGATGAAGATATACACCAATTGCTGGTAGAATTGGAAGATGCGGGGGACcagaaaggaaagaaatttgGTGTTCAGCTGCAGTTATTTTGCATTCAAACTAA AGCAATGCAGGAGCTGCATGTGCACTTTCAGCCTGAACCTTCTGTTCCCCCACCCACCCCTTCCACTCTGTCATCGCTGACAACTGTTGCTGGCCAATCCG TCATACATGATGCACTCTCTGACTTGAGCGGAGTGGAGACTGGCACAGAAGCCAGCACAGACGTTGAAGAGCACGATGAAGCAACAGATGAGCCTCACCCAGGTCAGCCGAAGCTCATGACTCCAGAGGCTTTCAAGAACTCCGGGTCTAAAATGTCCACCCAGCCTGAGGCTGTAAGCAGTAGCGGAAGCAGTGTTACTTTGGTCTCCAGACTGAACACTTCTCAAGGATCGGTGGATGAGCTTCTTGCCTCATCTCTGTCATCTCGCGTTTCCGATAGCACTATCAGGTCAAGTACTTCAGTGACACCTCAAGGTTGCTTACATGAAAGTGGTGTTCGTACACCCACGTCGTTACCGCTTCCTGCCTCACCAACTATCACTAACGCTTCAGAGCCTAGCACCGTACCAATTCCATATTTCCAGTCTAGTCCTCGTGTTGTAGCTGCGCAGAATGAGACTGAACCTGAAGCGTCGCTACCCGATCCTCTGGTTCCTGTTACAGTGACCAGGACAGAAGCGGCTCCTTTCAGTttaatgaatgaaaatttacgCGATAGAGGGAGTGGTTCGAGGGGAGCCACACCAAAGATCAGAAGTGGATCAGCAAGCCCTGTCAACAGAGATGCGGATATCGAGGTTTCAGTCGATGACGATGCAAAGGATGAAGGAGCGGAAGAGTTACCCGAATCTCAGAAACCCGAGGCTGAAACGCAAGGAGAATTAAATGAAAGAGATAGAAAATCCAGCTCTGGCTCCAGCACAAGTGAAAGCTTGAGGCCACTCTCTGCTCGTGCGACTGGAAATCTGATCAACTTGGATGATAACGAGAGAGGAAAAGGTGAGGATGTCCAAGCAGGCGTTCAAGATGTGGACGAACTTGAAGAGCGCTGGGGAATGAATGTTGAGGATGATTTGGTCGCAACCGGACGGGAAAGTCCAGAGTCGGCACACGCGCTTCCTGTTGGTACACCAGCAACTTCCAGTGTTCATGTTGGAACAAGGCAGCTCTCTGCTCTTTCAAG TTTGGTTTCCACTCCTGTAAATACGATGGACATTGCCCCACAGGCAGCCCAAGGGGCTCGCATG GACGGTGAGGTTTTGGCATCTCTTGGAGAGTTATTGAGTTTAATCCAGTCGCAGCAACAAGACATCCAGGAACTTCGCCAAcaaatcaacttgtttcaaGACGCACAGAAACAGAACACAACAGCCGTGGCTCGTGAGGTTCAAGATGTTGAAGAAAGATTGGCCAAAAGGCTAGAAAACAGTCTGAATGACTTTTCCAGAGATGAGT CTCAACGTCTAGATAAAGCTTTACGCGAAAAACATTCAGGGGATAAGAAGCGGCACGAGCAACTCCAGAACAGCTTGTCACAAAGCCTAACAAACTCCCTGTCGGGGAAACTTGAAAAAGCAGTGAAAGCTGAAGTGAAGAGTGTCGTACTACCAGCAGTGCAGAAAGTCTTGAGTACTGTGCAGGAACAGCTCAATACGACTCTGACACAG AAATTGACGGCTACAGATACAGTTATGAAGGACAGTATTGGTAAACTGGTGAGGAGCAAG GGTGTGGTGGATGCAATAGGAGGTGCAGCAGCAACTGCATTGCAGGGGCCCATTCAGGTGACTTATCGTGAAGCATTTCAGCGTGACATATTGCCATCCTTTGAGAGAGCTTGTCAGAGTATGTTCCAACAGATCAATGATTCATTCCATAAAGGAACGCAGCAAT ATCTTCATCAGGTCACTGCTGCATTGGATGGTCGTAGAGGAGAAGAGAAAGAGTCTTTGGTTCCAGTATTACAGCGGCTCGAGGCACAGACGAGTTCATTCCAAGCAATAACGGAGAAAATGTCCTCAAACATTTTGGCAGACTTCGAAGTTATGTTGCAGAAGCAATTGTCATCCTCCTTGGAAGG TTTACGTGGAGAAATCTTCTCACGGCTCTTGTCAGAGGTGTTGACATCTGTCCAGGACTCTGTCCAAAAAGAAATGGGATTGGGTTTGGAGGGTCTACGTCAACAGCTCAGTGAAATAATAACCTCTTCTGATCAAAGTCCCATCCAACAAGCTTCGAATCCGGCCAAGACGCAG GTGGTTGTTTCGAAGCTTCTTGAATCTGGACGAATTGGTGAAGCCTTCCAGGAG
- the LOC136929824 gene encoding enhancer of mRNA-decapping protein 4-like isoform X2, translated as MMNSVILISADNKISNGVERPEMEDVDESISETASTTSSLSPIRRGKIEQSSDVSTSDSEGVASRMSLEPVKQVLQMTGIDNEGSKSVYGSDVEIITHDSASSISATASSKIKFNSMVNYDWELKYYRGCLIAVSSKCIAYALRGRLGYVVRLLDPETASRILIKGFVGMISELAFSHKDSNTLACVDEGGNVYVWVIQDENGKLEYSVKLHIQRSTDALCEHHRLVWTPYMPDVEENAESSADEGRPLAITHGNQVEVIDIDSLLESCGQSEVTVEDVKQAEGYLEIKDGHTKPITEGALCPDGSVLATASEDGLIKFWQLSDKVECMHEFQPHGGSQLSCMMFTDSQTSQNKDLPMWRFLITGADLNREIKIWCTVTWSCLQTIRFSSPGSSSVNSSFYKVSLDLSASYLVVSDIVKKVLYIFMFHQDFDEGHAHVTSVAEFLLTQPLLSFVIGQVKLFKPKSHGEQNGGENCETRDDDEDIHQLLVELEDAGDQKGKKFGVQLQLFCIQTKAMQELHVHFQPEPSVPPPTPSTLSSLTTVAGQSVIHDALSDLSGVETGTEASTDVEEHDEATDEPHPGQPKLMTPEAFKNSGSKMSTQPEAVSSSGSSVTLVSRLNTSQGSVDELLASSLSSRVSDSTIRSSTSVTPQGCLHESGVRTPTSLPLPASPTITNASEPSTVPIPYFQSSPRVVAAQNETEPEASLPDPLVPVTVTRTEAAPFSLMNENLRDRGSGSRGATPKIRSGSASPVNRDADIEVSVDDDAKDEGAEELPESQKPEAETQGELNERDRKSSSGSSTSESLRPLSARATGNLINLDDNERGKGEDVQAGVQDVDELEERWGMNVEDDLVATGRESPESAHALPVGTPATSSVHVGTRQLSALSSLVSTPVNTMDIAPQAAQGARMDGEVLASLGELLSLIQSQQQDIQELRQQINLFQDAQKQNTTAVAREVQDVEERLAKRLENSLNDFSRDESQRLDKALREKHSGDKKRHEQLQNSLSQSLTNSLSGKLEKAVKAEVKSVVLPAVQKVLSTVQEQLNTTLTQKLTATDTVMKDSIGKLVRSKGVVDAIGGAAATALQGPIQVTYREAFQRDILPSFERACQSMFQQINDSFHKGTQQYLHQVTAALDGRRGEEKESLVPVLQRLEAQTSSFQAITEKMSSNILADFEVMLQKQLSSSLEGLRGEIFSRLLSEVLTSVQDSVQKEMGLGLEGLRQQLSEIITSSDQSPIQQASNPAKTQVVVSKLLESGRIGEAFQEALTASDLRIVVYVCETVDTDTVFSQTPCPLSQPVLLSLIQQLSVDLTVDTELKHKYIEEALMALDVNNEVTREHMPGVLEVLCQQLQSAILESSGARQRSLKMLQMAAKSLLR; from the exons ATGATG AATTctgtaattttaatttctgcAGACAATAAGATAAGCAATGGCGTAGAACGACCTGAAATGGAAGACGTAGATGAGTCAATAAG TGAAACAGCTTCTACAACAAGTTCACTCTCACCTATAAGAAGG GGAAAGATTGAACAAAGTTCTGATGTATCAACCTCTGATAGTGAAGGTGTTGCATCAAGAATGTCCCTTGAACCGGTGAAGCAAGTGCT TCAGATGACAGGTATAGATAATGAAGGCAGCAAATCTGTATATGGCAGTGATGTTGAAATTATCACTCATGACTCAGCATCATCAATAAGTGCTACAGCAAGTAGTAAG ATCAAGTTTAACTCAATGGTAAATTATGACTGGGAACTCAAGTATTACAGAGGATGTCTTATCGCTGTTAGCAGCAAATGCATTGCCTATGCACTCAGAG GTCGTTTAGGTTATGTGGTGAGACTATTAGATCCTGAGACTGCTTCAAGGATTCTAATCAAGGGCTTTGTAGGCATGATCAGTGAGTTGGCATTTTCACACAAAGATTCCAATACATTGGCATGTGTTGATGAAGGTGGTAATGTTTATGTTTGGGTCATCCAAGATGAAAATGGAAAACTTGA ATACTCTGTAAAACTTCACATTCAGCGTTCGACTGATGCACTATGTGAGCACCACAGACTGGTATGGACTCCTTATATGCCAGATGTTGAAGAAAATGCTGAGTCCTCAGCTGATGAAGGTCGTCCCTTGGCCATTACACATGGTAACCAG gtGGAAGTAATAGATATTGATTCATTGCTTGAATCATGTGGGCAATCAGAGGTCACTGTTGAAGATGTAAAACAAGCAGAGGGATATTTGGAAATCAAAGATGGACACACTAAA CCAATCACAGAGGGGGCTTTATGTCCCGATGGGTCAGTATTAGCAACAGCCAGTGAGGATGGTCTTATCAAGTTTTGGCAGTTGTCTGACAAGGTTGAGTGCATGCACGAATTTCAACCTCATGGTGGCTCTCAGCTGTCTTGTATGATGTTTACCGATAGCCAAACTTCCCAGAATAAAGA tctTCCCATGTGGAGATTTTTAATCACTGGAGCAGATCTCAATagagaaataaaaatatggtgTACAGTTACATGGTCTTGTCTTCAGACAATAAG ATTTTCATCTCCAGGGTCAAG TTCTGTGAACAGTTCTTTCTACAAAGTTAGCCTAGATCTGTCAGCTTCGTATTTGGTAGTTTCAGATATTGTAAAAAAG GTTCTTTATATCTTCATGTTTCATCAAGATTTTGATGAGGGACACGCCCATGTTACATCAGTGGCTGAGTTTCTCCTCACTCAACCGCTTCTTAGTTTTGTTATTGGTCAAGTCAAGTTGTTCAAACCTAAATCACACGGTGAACAAAATGGAGGGGAAAACTGTGAAACCCGTGACGACGATGAAGATATACACCAATTGCTGGTAGAATTGGAAGATGCGGGGGACcagaaaggaaagaaatttgGTGTTCAGCTGCAGTTATTTTGCATTCAAACTAA AGCAATGCAGGAGCTGCATGTGCACTTTCAGCCTGAACCTTCTGTTCCCCCACCCACCCCTTCCACTCTGTCATCGCTGACAACTGTTGCTGGCCAATCCG TCATACATGATGCACTCTCTGACTTGAGCGGAGTGGAGACTGGCACAGAAGCCAGCACAGACGTTGAAGAGCACGATGAAGCAACAGATGAGCCTCACCCAGGTCAGCCGAAGCTCATGACTCCAGAGGCTTTCAAGAACTCCGGGTCTAAAATGTCCACCCAGCCTGAGGCTGTAAGCAGTAGCGGAAGCAGTGTTACTTTGGTCTCCAGACTGAACACTTCTCAAGGATCGGTGGATGAGCTTCTTGCCTCATCTCTGTCATCTCGCGTTTCCGATAGCACTATCAGGTCAAGTACTTCAGTGACACCTCAAGGTTGCTTACATGAAAGTGGTGTTCGTACACCCACGTCGTTACCGCTTCCTGCCTCACCAACTATCACTAACGCTTCAGAGCCTAGCACCGTACCAATTCCATATTTCCAGTCTAGTCCTCGTGTTGTAGCTGCGCAGAATGAGACTGAACCTGAAGCGTCGCTACCCGATCCTCTGGTTCCTGTTACAGTGACCAGGACAGAAGCGGCTCCTTTCAGTttaatgaatgaaaatttacgCGATAGAGGGAGTGGTTCGAGGGGAGCCACACCAAAGATCAGAAGTGGATCAGCAAGCCCTGTCAACAGAGATGCGGATATCGAGGTTTCAGTCGATGACGATGCAAAGGATGAAGGAGCGGAAGAGTTACCCGAATCTCAGAAACCCGAGGCTGAAACGCAAGGAGAATTAAATGAAAGAGATAGAAAATCCAGCTCTGGCTCCAGCACAAGTGAAAGCTTGAGGCCACTCTCTGCTCGTGCGACTGGAAATCTGATCAACTTGGATGATAACGAGAGAGGAAAAGGTGAGGATGTCCAAGCAGGCGTTCAAGATGTGGACGAACTTGAAGAGCGCTGGGGAATGAATGTTGAGGATGATTTGGTCGCAACCGGACGGGAAAGTCCAGAGTCGGCACACGCGCTTCCTGTTGGTACACCAGCAACTTCCAGTGTTCATGTTGGAACAAGGCAGCTCTCTGCTCTTTCAAG TTTGGTTTCCACTCCTGTAAATACGATGGACATTGCCCCACAGGCAGCCCAAGGGGCTCGCATG GACGGTGAGGTTTTGGCATCTCTTGGAGAGTTATTGAGTTTAATCCAGTCGCAGCAACAAGACATCCAGGAACTTCGCCAAcaaatcaacttgtttcaaGACGCACAGAAACAGAACACAACAGCCGTGGCTCGTGAGGTTCAAGATGTTGAAGAAAGATTGGCCAAAAGGCTAGAAAACAGTCTGAATGACTTTTCCAGAGATGAGT CTCAACGTCTAGATAAAGCTTTACGCGAAAAACATTCAGGGGATAAGAAGCGGCACGAGCAACTCCAGAACAGCTTGTCACAAAGCCTAACAAACTCCCTGTCGGGGAAACTTGAAAAAGCAGTGAAAGCTGAAGTGAAGAGTGTCGTACTACCAGCAGTGCAGAAAGTCTTGAGTACTGTGCAGGAACAGCTCAATACGACTCTGACACAG AAATTGACGGCTACAGATACAGTTATGAAGGACAGTATTGGTAAACTGGTGAGGAGCAAG GGTGTGGTGGATGCAATAGGAGGTGCAGCAGCAACTGCATTGCAGGGGCCCATTCAGGTGACTTATCGTGAAGCATTTCAGCGTGACATATTGCCATCCTTTGAGAGAGCTTGTCAGAGTATGTTCCAACAGATCAATGATTCATTCCATAAAGGAACGCAGCAAT ATCTTCATCAGGTCACTGCTGCATTGGATGGTCGTAGAGGAGAAGAGAAAGAGTCTTTGGTTCCAGTATTACAGCGGCTCGAGGCACAGACGAGTTCATTCCAAGCAATAACGGAGAAAATGTCCTCAAACATTTTGGCAGACTTCGAAGTTATGTTGCAGAAGCAATTGTCATCCTCCTTGGAAGG TTTACGTGGAGAAATCTTCTCACGGCTCTTGTCAGAGGTGTTGACATCTGTCCAGGACTCTGTCCAAAAAGAAATGGGATTGGGTTTGGAGGGTCTACGTCAACAGCTCAGTGAAATAATAACCTCTTCTGATCAAAGTCCCATCCAACAAGCTTCGAATCCGGCCAAGACGCAG GTGGTTGTTTCGAAGCTTCTTGAATCTGGACGAATTGGTGAAGCCTTCCAGGAG